AACCATACGTTGATAGATTCCCTTCTGCCAATTTCATATGATCCAGTAACTACTGTCATGTGGGTAGGAGAGATCAGGCCATGTGGACCTACCCTGAGATGACGGTTTCAGCTGTACTCGCACAAAAGAggtggtatatatatatttaaaaaaatcattaatgtcTTATCATTCAAATTTAATGTATAAAACTATACGATGTGTATATGAGATAAGAACATTTAATTAATCTCTCTGATACCTAaattaataaaccatgatatataaGTATGAACGTTAATAGTTTAATGAATCGTTCTACGTTTCTATGTTAGAGGTGAGTTTTTATATCTGATTGTAAAAGATACAAaggaaatttataattatttttctcatAATAAATAAGGAGAAGGAAGCTTATAATTGTATTTCTCATCATAAatcgtaaaaaaaaaatttgtgattgattttctcatcataaatgatgagaaaaaaattttgttttatttttccacTATGGGTGGTGTCTCAGATAATAATGTATCTTTCTATCATTTGCCCTTCCTCTCTACTTGGGGCTTTTTTGAGAGGGgtttgaagtaagattttaatTCATCTAACATTGAAACGTTTGAGATTTGCTTTCACATGTCGGGTTGTCGCATCCAATGTGGTGGATTTTTCTTTATGTGGGTCGGATTTCTCTATCTTATATGCCTCGGGCACATTTTATATTATACTTAAGTCGTAGCAAATTTATTTTCACGCGGGTTAGGTTTTCTCGGCTAATGCATCTTAAGCGCATTTAGTCTTGTGCTTCCGTCATGGTGGATTTTTCTTCATACAAGTTAGGTtttttttattcatatatctcgATCTTATTTAGCTTTGTGTCTTCGTCATGGCGAATTTCTCTTCACATGGGGTTATGTTTCTCAACTCATGCGTCTCGGATACATTTGGTCTTATGCTTTCACCATGGCAGATTTTTCTTCATGCGGGTTGGGTTTCTCGACTCACACGTCTCGGGCGTATTTGACCTTATGCATCCGTCGTGACTGATTTCTCTTCACACATGTCGAGTTTCCTAACTCATGCATCTCAAGCATATTTGGCCTTGCGCCTCTGTCATGATTGATTTCTCCTCATGTGGGTCGTgtttcacctttgtcatgatcgaTTTCTCTTCACATGAGTCGTTTTTCCTAACCACACGTCTTGGGTGCATTTAGCCTTGTGTCTCCGCCATGATAGATTTCTCTTCACGTTGGTTAGATTTTTCGACTCATGCGTCTCAGGTGCATTTGGCCTTGCACCTCTAtcatagtggatttctctttacATGAGTTAGGTTTCTCAACTCATGCGTTTGGGGCACATTTGGCTTTACGCCTCTATCgtaacagatttttttttttacttcttaaGTCCTCTATTTGGTGTATTTCAAATTCTTCGTTTGACATGTTTCGAGTCCATTATtggtatttttaaatattttatttgataCTTTTCGAGTTCTTAATTCGTTGGTGTTTCTTGGCAAGTGTCCCAGACACTTATCTCATTTGTAGGAGGAGAGAGATTGACTTTCTTCATATAAATACTTATTCATTTTAAGGGAGGTTCATTCCTCCATTTAAGTCTCCAAAATCtccttataaatattttttgtctcatcctgattctcTAAAAGGTGAGTTGGCTCTTTAAGTCTCTCGTAGTCCCAACGTTAGTTCAACAACAAATTGATCTTCTATTgttctacttctttgtcttcttAGATCAGGATGTCTCTCCTTTCTTGTATAAGTTCCTCTTAATCTCTCGACCACCATATGGTCAAAGTCCATGCTTCGTCTTTGAATAGCCTAAGGGCAGAGGAAGTTCCGACCTCCCCTTCATTGGGGGAGGTAGATTTCATGAACTTAAAAGTTTATTTGGGATTTAAAGTTGATGAAAAGCTCGCATGATTGTGATTCATTGATGAGTGCACCACTTCTCGATCACTTGCGAGTTAAGTATTCATTCTGATTCTCTTAACGTAGTTGGGAAAGTGTAACACAATAGGGCATCCGAGGTGCCATATAATAACATTTGGATATGGAAATTAGCAATATACTCTAGCGGATCAGTATTACTATCAAAGGCCTCTAATGACGAGAGATGAAAGTTGGTTGGGATTGGTTCCTCTTGGATGTCGTTGGTAAACGCTGACCGACCCAAAGTGGGGTTAGTTTACCCTTCTTCTTTGGATTATTGAAATTCTCATCATATTTCTTTCAAACATTAGTCCATTTATTGTAGCTGAATTCTCATATAATTATTTATCGAATTTGTTGATTGGGTCTTGGATTTGGGTGGATCAAGATGATGGTATGACAATCCATTGAATTCTATAGTTGGGGAGTGAGGTGCTTACTTAATTAGTGGCTCGACAAGCTTTGAGCATTCTTGAGATATTGACATTGTGTCGGGGTGGGAAACCCTGATAGGTGTTGTTGTCGGTGTTAATTGAGCTATTGGCTGCAATTGAGGCAGTGGCATTGCTTATTAGGTTAGTTGAAGCAAGAGCGAAATGACAGTCCGGACCATATCAATTAGCATTTGCACCTATTGGATAAGGTTTAGGAATGCCTCAACGACGACGAACATGTGACGCGAGGTCACCCCAAGATTGTTAAAAGGATGATAATATTACGTTAACATTTGTATCGAGATAGATGAGTCTACGCGTGAAAGGGGTGGTTGCTGCCCTCTTGAATAAAAGTAATGTGCATTAGGAGATAGGGCCTCTTCTTTCGGGCATTCGTTAAGAGGGTTATTAGGTAGATATTCTTATCGAGTCCTCCTTTTAgtactaaaatgttataaaaaaatatcattgatgtcTTAGTTAGCTCGATATAGTTTGGATCTAGATACATAGAACCGTCCAAGATGTCACCGATGTGAGAATGTTGAACTTCAAATGTGTCATCTACATAAAAATCGAGATCGAAAGAGGTTTTTCGATCTAATTCCTCCGAAGTCCAAACTAATAATAGTCGAAGAAACTATCTAAATGATAAGAAAGAAGcttataattatttaataataataataataataaaatatataattatctttctAGTACAAGAAgttatctttattttttcttcaaaaatttaaGTAATACGCGTCTAGTTATAATTCATCTCCAATCACATGGACTTAAAAATGAGAACGATGGTGTGCTACAATTGTAGCAGGTCAGGTTTCCACGCTTATGGCAATCCGACCCATTTAAGTCAGATGAACGTATTTATTACGGGATCTGAGCGGGTGCGGAAATGAAAGTATGATCCACGTACTCATTCTTAATCATTATGATCAACGTATTTACTGTATGAATACAAAGACCTAACATGGCATATTCGTATTCATTCTGTGTACAGCATACACAAAAATCTCCTCCATTATGGCATTCATGATGAATGCAATAAGTCTTTTATTGTGAGATGGATGCACGGACATGCTTCCTTCTACCTTGCTAAGTTGGATGCACGTCTGCACGAATCGTCAAGCAATGTGAACGGCCGATAGTTGTCAGGGGTGCCTCACTGCATCCAAAATCGTCAACCGGACATAACTCGTAGCCCCGCGGGCAGTCACCGGCGGCACTGCAAACGGGAGACTGTAGGCGGCCAGTCGAAGAACAAGGATTTCCTTTCCATAGAAACTACCCGCCGTGCAAGTTGGTGCTGGTACGGGCCCACGTCGATGAGGCAAGGCCAACCTCAAATTACGTGGTACGCATTGAGGGTACTTTACAAAGTAGTAGAAAAGTATTTTGGCTGGTATTATTAATTTCCCAGTTATCTGAATGAAATCCTCTCAATAATTACGTCATAGAGATAATTACTCACTTAATTTTGTGTAAAGATAATTGCTTAATTACTGTAAGTTTTCTTTCTCCGCTTCCTCTCGTCTTCCTTCTCGCCCCGCTCGCTATTAACCACTCCCAGCCCGCAACAAATCTGGTGCTCGAAGACAAGGGTCCCGATCGGCGATTCCGCAGCGGAAGCCCAAATCTGCGACTTCATCCCGGGAATTCCAGCTTAGAAGAGGCAAGATCCAACCTCGTTAACCCTTTACAAACCAATCCCTTCTGCGTTAATTGCTTTCGCTTCCCATTAGTCGTTTGTGCCTGCGGGATGATGACGATGGACGTGGATCTGTAAGAAATTTGATACATCAAACAAAAATCGATCTTCGTTCTAGATTTTAGAGATCCCCTCTGATTTTTTGTGTGGAAGATGCGGTTTTGGGCGGTTGCCATTGTTCTAAGCTGGATTTAAGCTGGTCATCATTCAAGAATTGGAATAGGTATGTTTGGAACATGTAGATCTTCTTATTTATGGTTCATTTGGGTCTGTTTCTTTCAAGAGTGGGGATTTAGAGGCCTTGGTGCTTTCCTTTGGTGGCTGTTTGGTTCATTATAGGTTGGATGAGAGGGTTCTCAAAAGGGGAAAGGAGATGAGACGGCGGTCTGTGGGGCGGGAGGGACAATGAATGGAGGGTCATTGGGTCTACGATCGGGGAGTTATGGATCGCTTCAGCAACAGCTGCAGAACGGTGCTGCTTTGCCGACTCAGTCGCCGCCCCTCCCAGTCCGCAAGACTTCGAAAATGTCACTTTCCGGATCAAGAGACAAGGAGAAGATCTTGCCGAGGATCTTCAAGTTTGCAGGGAGGAGGAAGGTCGGGATGTTGCTCTTGCTCGTCGCCTCAGCTGCAGTGCTGTCTTTCATTTCTGCCGTCACTAAAGGTTTggcctttcttcttttctttctcatcTATAAACTCAGTCATGCATTACGTCTAATAATTGTTTGACGGTCGTATCGTCACATCTCAGAGTTTGGATGGGATCAACATTTGCTGATCCACAGGACCCTTCTCAACATCTCTAAGCTTCAATGGCACGACTACCTAAACGTTCTAGTCTTCTGCACATGGCGGCTACCATTTCTCTTTAGGTCCAGAGTATCAGTTGCTTTTGCCATGTTTTTCCTAGAGGCCATAGTAGTAGATCTTAGTGACTTAGATTTGCAAGCTTATTATTTGTCAATCGGTCTTACTTGACTGTTTTCACATTGATATGTGCAAGAATTAGCTTGGTGCAAGCCATCTAGGAACACTACCATGGTTATTGAATTAATTGTATCTAATTTTGTAATTTGTTGTTGGTACCAATTATAACCGATTATGTCAGGAAATGACTATTTGGACTATTACCAGACAATTCTTAACTCTGGAGACATGTTTAAGTTTGTCTGAGGTATataaaagctatgaattttgatTGGGTTTCTACTGCTAGAATCTCATTAATTGCTATTTTTTAAACAAATTACCACAGAGTAGCAAGACTACCTAGAGATTCAGTGAGGTCACAGAAAATGCCTGTTCCGCAGAAGGATATCCTGCCAATCTCATACGTGTCATTCATTTACATCCTTGTTTCCAACCTTATTCTCTTTAATTTTCATAGCATTTACTGGCTCTGTTGTCTTTCATCATGAGATGTGATAATTTCTTTGGTTGCTATTTCAGATGAAGACACATCGGTGAGCCCTGAATCTCGCATGGGTTTCACAGACCATGTCCGGAATTTTGTAAACCCTAGTAGACCATCATTTAATAATTTCAAGCCTCTCTTTGCACCTGCAAAAGTAACTGAGGGCAACAGCACTTCCTATGCAAACCATGAGTCTGCAAATACTCATAATAAAACACAGCTCTCTATTCCCATTCTTCCTCCAACACCACATCCTTGTGAAAGTTTcactcttcctcctccaccagcTGATAAGAAGCGCACTGGTCCACGTCGTAAGTCTCAAACTGTTGACTCGTTGGACTGCAACAATTTATTTATTGGGTTCATCCATAAACTAACACTCAcaccgactctctctctctctctcctttttttttgtagCATGTCCAGTTTGTTATGTCCCTGTAGAGCAGGCTGTGCTACTCATGCCACCTTCACCATCAGCATCGCCCATTCTTAAGGATTTAAGCTACTACTCAGAAGATAACTTGATTGCCAATGAGTCAAATGGAGGCTCTATCTTTGGGGGACATCCATCTCTGCTACATAGGAATGAATCATTCAATATCAAAGAATCAATGATGGTGCACTGTGGGTATGCATAGATTTTTtagtctgaaaaatatttatgatcGACACTTTTTCACTTTCATTGTGTATATGCTTAAATAGGTGGATTCAATATATTCTAACTGCTGTTATTGTCTAAATCCATGTTTATTATTCTTCATCAGATTCGTCAAAGGAAAGAGACCTGGTCAAGGGActggatttgacataaatgacacTGATATTCTTGAGATGGGGGAATGCCATGATGTGGTCATTGCCTCTGCTATTTTTGGTATTAATGTGCTGCTTCCCATATCTCTGTTGTCAGTGTTGTTCACCCCTTGACTTTTGCTTCTCCTGGTCCATTTTAAGGATTTTATTACTGTTCATTTCATTTGTCAGGAAATTATGATATAATGCAACAACCAAAGAATATTAGTGAATATGCAAAGAGGAATGCCTGCTTTTATATGTTTGTTGATGAAGAAACTGAAGCATACATAAAGAATTCTAGTGGCCTAGTTGATACCAAAAGAGTTGGTCTATGGAGAGTGGTGGTAGTTCGAAACCTTCCTTATGATGACGCAAGGCGCAATGGCAAGGTATATCTTCGCTTTTACATTTCTATTGTCAGTTCAACTTGAGTTAACATCATCTATTATTTGAGGAtaatatgagattttttttttcatcagcAAGTAAATCAGCCAAATTTTGTTGTATTTGTCAATAAAAAATCAGTAGTATTTTCTGTCTTTGTAACTGTTCAGAATATCTTAGCTACATAGTCTGAGAGAAATAAAAGTAAATAAATCAGCAACATTTGAATTTTCTTGAATTGAATGTATTCTACCCCACAGATTGATGAAATTATATAACTAGTCCTTTCTCCTCCTCATAACTAGTACATATCGATCCATTTTCATTTCTAATATTTCTATGTTAAAGTTCTAATTGGAAGGAATAAAATGATTTACACAAAATGAGCACTGTCAAACTACTAGGTTGTCTTTTATAAGGATTAACGTCCCAACCAACCTGTATAAGAAGACTTTATTCGTGGCCATTGTGTTCTCCTTCACTCTGTTTTGTAGACTTTAGTTGGATTATTTGTTCTATTATATTTCTAGACAACTATCTGCTGAGGTGTTGGCCTGAGGCAACTGTGACAGTCACAGGTGGCTCTCAGTTACTAAGACATGTACTTGACACCAGAAGTTGGCTACCACTCAGAAAGGGATTCTGcagattcttctttttttaattttccttttacatttactttaaacTCTTTTTATcctagaaattttattaaaacattaaTCATTTGATGTTGATGTAGCTGATTCATGCAGTAAGCATTTTGATATCTATCTTAAATCCATTTTGAAGTTGCACCTGCTTAATATTCCCTTTGTTTTCATTTCTGTTTAAACAAATATGGTTATAAAATATTCCTTGTTTAGTATCAATATTTGAATTTGTATATGCTAATTGAAGGGATTTCTAATTTAATTTTCCAACATCCAACCCATATCTACCAATTTATATTTCTAACTTTCCTACGTTAAAATACTATTTAAGGAAATCAAACAACTTGCACAAAATGATCACTGTCATAATACTAGGATGTCCTTTATGGTGGCTAATGACCCAATGGACCTATATAAGAAGACCTTATTCAAGGGCAATGTCCTTTCCTTTGCTCTCCGTGTCGACCGGTGTTATTGATCTATGGGTGGACTGGTACGTACTTGTATGTAACGATCGATACCGATGTACCATACGTTGGTATGCTTGTACATATCAGGTTTTGAAAAAAAGCTGAAAATGttcagaaattaaaaaaaatccttaggctttttatcctaatttaatggttgttttattatatttaattaagaataGAGTGCATATGAGGCATAAATAATGCATAAGGCTGCAATTAACCCTAAATACTCCCAATTTGAGCCTAAATATAAGACAATAGACCTAAGTGGGACTAACACTAGACAATGACCTCAGCCATGTTTTAGTCTTTATAAATATGTATTAATACACCTCTAATTATacgaaatgataaataaaacttaGAAAGAAGCTAAATACCTTCAAATTGTAGAGAAATTCCATTAGATCTCGAGTTCCAAGCTGTCTTTTATTTAACAACAAGCGAGAGTGTAAGAAAGAGTAAGTGAGAGCAAGTGAAAGAGGGGATTGAAAGACACCAAAAGAGGccacaatggtcaatttgaccgttggggcGAAACTTGACTCCATTCGGTTCGGTATTAGTCAAATTCCGACTGGAACTGAACCAAATTGGCCAATACAGCATGATTTTTTATCATATCGGCCGATACATCACCCATAACGGTCGATATCTGACACTTTTCTTAGTTTCGCCTGAAACAGGCTGAACCACGTACCGGTCAGCTGGCAGCCTGGTAAGTACCGCCCTTTTTGTACCAGTTTGGGCAGTATATCAAACCTTGCTCTCTGTAGCATAGACTTTATTTGGACAAGTTGTTCCATGATATTTCTAGATAATTCATTGGTAGAAATGATGGCTATAGGCAACAGTGTCTGTCACAGTTGGCTTTCTGTTTTTGAATCACACACTTAGACACCACTCATGGGCTACCATTCATAAAGGGAGCTTGCAACTTTGAGGATCCTAGGTATCGATCTTTTTATATCAATTGAGCCTAGGTATCTGTCTTTTTATATTAATTGAGCTTGCAACTTTCAGTTTTCATCAGTGTGGAGAGGTAATTGGCACAGACACACACGTacatcacag
The DNA window shown above is from Musa acuminata AAA Group cultivar baxijiao chromosome BXJ2-4, Cavendish_Baxijiao_AAA, whole genome shotgun sequence and carries:
- the LOC135609448 gene encoding probable hexosyltransferase MUCI70, which translates into the protein MNGGSLGLRSGSYGSLQQQLQNGAALPTQSPPLPVRKTSKMSLSGSRDKEKILPRIFKFAGRRKVGMLLLLVASAAVLSFISAVTKDEDTSVSPESRMGFTDHVRNFVNPSRPSFNNFKPLFAPAKVTEGNSTSYANHESANTHNKTQLSIPILPPTPHPCESFTLPPPPADKKRTGPRPCPVCYVPVEQAVLLMPPSPSASPILKDLSYYSEDNLIANESNGGSIFGGHPSLLHRNESFNIKESMMVHCGFVKGKRPGQGTGFDINDTDILEMGECHDVVIASAIFGNYDIMQQPKNISEYAKRNACFYMFVDEETEAYIKNSSGLVDTKRVGLWRVVVVRNLPYDDARRNGKVPKLLLQRLFPNARFSLWIDGKLELVVDPYQVLERFLWRKNYTFAISRHYRRFDVFEEAEANKAAGKYDNASIDSQIEFYKKEGLTPYSLSKLPITSDVPEGCVIIKEHIPITNLFTCLWFNEVDRFTSRDQISFSTVRDKIMSQVNWTVNMFMDCERRNFVVQAYHKDLLEQRKELASLIQPPPPVVSNKSPRELIPAAPDRLARAPPSRKLPGKISVRRGRDKKSGSRRHHPRAGAGKDNNSI